The DNA region AAGGAACGCTGCTTGCTCTCGCGGCTGCCGTTATGATGGCATTGTTCGTCTTCTTCAGCGGGCGGGTTGAGACCGGCATGCCGGCGATCACCCGCAGCTTTTATACATCGACCGGCGGTCTTGTCCTGCTGACGGTTCTGTTTGCCCCGAACGTATTTACGGGGAATGTCCAAATGGTTAGCGGTAACGGCTTATGGTTCTACGGCTTGATCCTGGGAACGTTCGGGGTCGTGCTTCCGGTGCTTCTGTTTGCGCTTGGTGCGCCGAAGATCAGCACGGGCCTGGCTACGATTCTTGGTGCAGGGGAGCTTCCGGTGGCCGTCATCGCATCGGTGATGGTGTTGAATGAACAGGTCACGGCCGTTCAGTGGATAGGCGTATCTCTCATCCTGCTCGGCATCGCCTATCCGCAATGGGCGGCTCAGCGAAGCCCGGGCATTCAATTGGCTAAGGATTAAGCGTTTTATTGCCGGGGCAGATGCTCCGACTTACTGCTAGTACATATCGGCCGGAGGGCATATGGGCATGCAAGAATCCGGCTGTCAAGCGATCGGCTCTTTTTCACGTCAATGTGATGAAGTTGCAGTGGTACCCGAAGATCAACTAAAATTTATAGAGGGCGAGGACGAATCCCTGTTTCTAAATATTAACCACTCGAGAATGGAAGAGGCGGCAAACGTAAGCGCCTAAGGTTTATGTCCATTCGGTCGAAAGGAAGTTATTCATGAATGTAATGCAAATGGAACAATTGAAGCTGATCCGTACGGAAATCACCAGGTTTATGCTAAAATATAAATTCGCACTGGACGAAATCGAAACCAAGATCGAGATCCTGAAGGAAGAGTTTCAAGCTCTGCATGACTATAGCCCGATCGAGCATACGAAATCCCGCCTGAAGTCCCCGGAGAGCATGATGAAGAAGCTGCTTCGCAAGGGAGGAGAGATCTCCCTGGCATCGATTGAGGAGAACATCAAGGATATCGCAGGATTGCGGATAACCTGCTCATTCATATCCGATATTTATAAAATCAGCGAGATGCTGCAGAAGCAAAGCGATCTGACCGTGCTGAACGTCAAGGATTACATCAAGCATCCGAAGCCGAACGGCTATCAAAGCTTGCATCTGCTCGTAGAGGTGCCGGTGTTTTTCTCCGACCGGGTGGAGAAGGTATGCGTAGAAGTACAAATCCGGACCATCGCGATGGATTTCTGGGCAAGCCTGGAGCATAAAATCTTCTATAAATATAATAAATCGGTTCCCCAGCGGCTGCTTGAGGAGCTGAAAGCCGCGGCGGATACGGCTAATGCGCTCGACCACCAAATGGAGCGGCTGAACCGCGAGGTCCAAGCGATCAAGGATATGCATGATGAAGATTCCTTGCTGGAGGAGCTGAAGAGCATTCAGATCAACAACCACAAATATCAGCTGCCAGCAGGGCTGCTGGAAATCTTCTCGGAGGGTGAAGAAGCCTGAAGTTAGAGGATCTTTTACCGCGAATAATCGTATACATGCCAAGATAAGCCGCGATTTCGCGGCTTTTTAATAGTCTGATTCTGAAAGGATGTAACCATGAAGAAAGTCATCGTCATTGGATCGGGAATCCTAGGGGCATCGACAGCCTACGCGTTAGCCAAACAAGGAGCAGAGGTGCTTGTCATAGACCGCAAAGATGCAGGACAAGCTACCGACGCAGCTGCGGGCATTATCTGTCCCTGGCTGTCGCAGAGACGCAATCAGGCTTGGTACCGTCTGGCTAAGGCCGGCGCGCGCTTCTATCCCTGCTTGATCGAAGAGCTTACCGCGGAGGGGGAGACCGAGACGGGCTATGCCCAGGTCGGTGCCATTAGCATCCATCATAACCAGGAGAAAATTACCGCGATGGCGGAGCGCGCGCAGCTTCGTAAAGCGGATGCACCGGAGATTGGCGAAATCACCCGCCTGGATGAAAGGAAAACGCTTGAATCATTTCCTCTGCTCGCGGAAGGATATTCATCCGTACATATCAGCGGCGCCGCGCGGGTAGATGGCCGCGCGCTCCGGGATGCGCTCCTCCGGTCGGCACAGCGAAACGGCGCTGTTTTGATAAACGGCGATGCGCAGCTGCAATATCAATCGGGCCGCATCACCGGAGCTGTTGTCGAGGGGCAATACTTTCTATCCGACAAAGTCGTGGTGTGCGCAGGCGCATGGGCGGATCAGCTGATGAAGCCTTTAGGCATTCGTTTTAAGGTACATTATCAAAAAGCGCAAATCATGCATCTGCAGCTTCTTAATCAGCAAAATCCAAGCCATTGGCCGGTAGTCATGCCGCCTTCTGACCAATATCTGCTCGCTTTCGATCAGCAGAAGATCGTCATCGGAGCGACTCACGAGAATGATGCAGAGGGATACGATACCAGGGTGACCGCCGCCGGAATGCAGGAAATTCTGAATAAAGGGCTGGAGCTGGCGCCTGGCTTGGCCGACAGCACCTTCCAAGAGGTAAGAGTCGGTTTTCGCCCATTCACGCCGGGCTTTCTTCCGGTGATCGGAGCTGTTCCCGGCTGGGAGGACCTATTAACCGCCAACGGGCTTGGAGCATCCGGATTGACGATGGGACCTTTTATCGGGAGCCAATTGGCAAAGCTGGCGCTGGGGCTGCCGCTCGATATCGATATTCAGGATTATGATGTGCGTAAGGCAATGGATGAGACCGAAGATGGATAGAGATGGAACGATGATGATTCCATAAATACTGGTGTGTCTGTCAGCTCTCATAGGGGCTGTCCCGAAGTAGAAATGGATTGGATTTCTACTGCGGACAGTTCCTTTTTCATGTGTTCATACACCGGCACCTTCAACTTGGCTGAGGATTAATCCGATCGATAGGTTTAACGAAAAAGAAAAATTTAAATTGACAGCCTTTAATGTATACAAGTAAAATACATGTATATTAAGTGAAAACCATATCAAGCTTGATCAAGACAGCATGAAGCCTGATCAACGAAGCCGATCAATAAAGCGATGAACATGGTGAAGAATCAAGAGAGGGGCGTCATTGATTTGTACCGGGTAGAGATGATTAGAGTTCCGCTCCTCGAGACCGGCGAGACCCATACGCTGGCGTTCAGGTTCATCGGTCCTTCCGGCAGTGTCTTGCAAGGCTGCACGACGGCGGGAATCGTTACCTGCACGCCGTCACAGGTGCTTCAGGCGAAGGGGTTGACCCTGACCGCGTTGGAGCCGGGCGAAGCAGAGGTAAAGGTGGACTTCGGCGATAACCGATTCCCTTCCGTATGCTGGCGTATAACGGTTATACCGCCTTCCGAGCCCATACATAGAATAACAGCTCAGAGCCCGCGGATTTTATTCCTTAAGGAAGAGGCTGAAGCATTCCGTCGGCGGATTAGAGGTAAGGAGGATACAGCAGAGGATGCCCCTGAAACCGCTGAGGTGTTAGTCATCCAATACGCTAGGCTGTGGCACAGTTATGTAGAGCGGGCAGCAGGTTATTTGAACGAGACGGGTTTTACGGTCCACTATCCTTCGATCTCCCAAGAGTGGCATGTATCGCTGCCGTTGGAGGAACCGGAGCCAACCCCAGATCCGCAGGGCTACACCGACTTTCCTTACTGGACGATGTACGCAAGGGCAATCGAAGAACGGCTTATCGTGTTATCTACCGTTTATATCGTGACCGGCAAGGTCGATTATGCCGAGAAGGCAAGAGGATATTTACTCGCATTGGCTTCTTACGGAAAATGGTATGAGTTCGATCATCGGGGCGCCGAGGGCAATCTCAGCAATGCCCACTTCCTGATCGGCGTATCTGCTGCTTATGACGCCATCCGCGATATCATTACGGAAGGGGAAAGGCTTCGTATTAGGGACGCCATCCTAAGTAAAGGTTTGCAGCCGTTAGCCATTGATATCGGAAATCGGGATCGGCATAATATCGTGGCCGCCAAGCATGTTGCCATGATGTTCGGAGCGGCAGCGATCGCGGATGAAGTTCCGTATGCAGCCAAATATTTGCAGGCTTCACTTGATTATTTGACGGGTTACTTGGATTTCAAGCTGAATTCCGGGGAAACGGAAGGCTTTTTATATGATCAAGTAGCTGCAAGGCACGTATGGATGGCGGCTGATCTGTACCGAAGAATGACGGGAAATGCCGATCTGGTCAATCATCCTTATTTGGCGGAAGAGCTGCCGGAGCGTTTGCTGCATTTTTTATCCCCGGTTGTGAATACGTTTCCAAACTTCTCGGATTCGTTCTACAAGCTGGATATCGCATATGTCATGGCTATGACGGCCTCTCATCATGCCCATCCCGCAGCGGGCTGGTATATGCGAAGGTATGAGGCGGAGCATCCGGCTGCACTTTTATATCTTAAAGAGGAAACGCTTTCAATCAATCCGGAAGCTTATTACCAAGGAGCCGTCTCCGCCGTGTTCCAGCCGGTCGGCTGGGCTGCGCTGCGATCGGGTTGGGGGAGAGGCGATCACCTCCTGTGCTTCACCTCAAGCCCGTCGGCCAAGGATCACAATCATAGGGATCAGAACCAGATCATGCTGAATGTCGGCGGCGAATGGCTTCTGACGGGCCCTGGCTATCAGGACTATGTGCCGGGCCCGAGAGCGGATTATACAATAGGCACGATCGGGCATAATTCGCTGCTTGTCAATGGACAGGGGCAGCAGTCGCTCGGCGGCGGGCACATTTGCGACAGCTCGCTGTTCCCTTCCTTCGAAGTCGTAAGCGGGGACGCTTCGGCAAGTTATGGGGAAAGCCTAAGATCGTATCGCCGGACGCTGTATCATATCGACGCGTCTTATTATGTCATAGTCGACGATGCTGAGCTGAACCGGGAAGGGGATGAGGCGGAGCTGCTATTCCACACCACCTCATCCATTTACGGGCATGATCATGCCCTGCTCGGTCCGGGAGAGTCGGTGAAGAAGCCCAGCTTGATAATTCGCGGGGAAGAGGCGTCGGTTCGGCTGTTTTTCCTCGCCCCGGGTAGCCTTGGGATTACCGTACAGGAATATCCGGGCGCGGAAAGCTACGGACCTTTTATCAGCGTAAAGGCAGCGTCCGGGAGCAGCATTCGATTTGTTACGCTATTGATCCCGCAGTGCGACGATCCAAGAAACATCACCGTAGACCATGTGGCGACAAGCGGTATCAGCGGAATCGGCTTTACCGTACTAGAAGAAGGGGAGCGAAGGGATTTCATGATGTTTTGCGATACTACAGAAACGATGGATTACGAAGGCTATTCATTCAGTGGGGCTGCCGTACGATGGAGTTCAAGCATGATGGGGCAGGATCCTCTAGATACCGGCAAGCCCGGCAGACTTGATCTTTCCAGTGCGACACGCTTTGCAGGTCAGGGAATCCGTTACCGTTCCGACAAGCCTCTAAGCTTATATTTGGAGACCGGAAGTTTGAGAGGGGCGGTTTACAACGGAACTACTCGCGCCTCGGCCTGCGAATTGTGCCTGGATTCGTCCGGTGTTCGGCTGGACCTGATCGTTCCTCCCGGGAAGCATAATCTGGATTTGAAACAGGGATGGATCATTCCAGCCGAGGAAAGGGGGGAAACCAATGGAAACGCTCGTACACAGCACGGAGCCCGGAAAAAAACCGACCGCGACTAAGGCAAGCCGAGGCAAGCGGATTCGCGCACGCATGTGGAAGGACCGCTATCTCTACCTGCTTTTGCTTCCGGGACTATTGTATTTTATCGTCTATCGGTATGTTCCGATGCTGGGCATCACCATTGCATTTAAAGATTACAGCCCCTTCATGGGCATCGTCGACAGTCCTTGGATCGGCTTTGATAACTTCAGCCGCATTTTTGAAAGCTCGGAAGTCGTTCAGGTGATCTGGAATACGCTTATTATTTCATTTCTGCAAATTATTTTCGCTTTTCCTGCGCCGATCATACTGGCGATCATGCTGAACGAAGTGGCCAACCCCCTGTTGAAACGCGTGATGCAGTCGGTGGTATACATGCCGCATTTCCTATCGTGGGTCGTCGTGGTTGGGATCGTGACGATCTTTTTCCGAAATGAGGGCCTGGTTAACGACCTGCTGCGGGAAGCATTCGGCGCTCAGCAGACGATCGGCTTTTTGACCGAGCCGCAATATTTCCGTCCGTTTCTGATCTTAGAGGTGATTTGGAAGGAAGCGGGATGGGGAACGATCATCTTCCTTGCCGCACTGAGCGGCGTCAATCCGGCGCTGTATGAAGCTGCGGTGATGGACGGAGCAAGCCGGTTCCGCCAAATTTGGCATATTACGCTGCCGGCGATCCGAAGCACGATCATCATCATGCTGATCATCCGGCTCGGGGACGTCCTTGAGGTAGGGTTCGAGCAGGTCTTCCTCCAGCTGAACGCATTCAACATGCATATCGGAAATACGCTGGATACCTATGTGTACTTTAAGGGTATTCAACAATCCGATTACAGCTTCTCAACCGCCGTCGGCGTGTTCAAAGGGCTGGTCGGGCTGATCCTGGTCATGGGCGCGAACAAATTATCCAAGCGCTTTGGCGAGCAGGGCGTATATTGATCCGTTGTGCAGGTCCACAGAAAGGAGAGACATCCTTGAATCAGAAATCCATCGCCGAACGCTTGTTCAACTCGGTGAATATCGGTTTGCTGCTGCTGATTTCAGCGCTTATGCTGTTTCCGTTCCTATATTTATTCTCGGTTTCCTTCTCGTCCTATGAGGATTTTCTAGGAAGCCGGCTGCTGTTATGGCCGTCGAACTGGACGACCGATGCGTATGAGTACATCTGGAGCTCCCGCACGTTTCGTCAGGCGCTATGGACCACCTCGCTTGTAACCGTGCTTGGGACGCTGGTTAATTTGTTCTTTACCAGCACGATGGCCTACGCTTTGTCAAGACCGATTATCGGCCAGCGGAGCGTCATGTTTATGGTGGTGTTCTCGCTGCTGTTCTCGGCAGGGATGATCCCAACTTATTTGGTTGTGCAGGCAACGGGACTGCTGGATTCGATCTGGTCCTTGATTCTGCCAGTCGCGATCGCTCCGTTCAATCTGATCGTGATCCGCCAGTTTTTCCTCAACATACCTGGCGAAATGATTGAGGCGGGGATTGTAGACGGTGCCAACGATCTGCAGATTTTCTACAAAATCATCCTTCCGCTGTCCAAACCGGCGCTGGCGGCATTCAGTCTGTTCTACGCCGTGACCCATTGGAACAACTACTTTGCTCCGATTCTGTACATCAATGATTCCTCGAAGTGGACCATCCAGGTCGTGCTTCGGCAGATCGTGGTGGTGGGGGAGACGACGGGCACGCTCGGCGGTGACAACATGTTTGCCGCGCAGCCTCCGCCTCCGGAGACGATCCAGATGGCGGCGATTCTGATGGCTACGCTGCCGATTCTGATCGTGTATCCATTCCTGCAGAAGCATTTTGCCAAGGGTGTCATGCTTGGCGCTGTAAAAGGGTGAGAACTCAGGCTGCTGCAAGAACAAAGCGGGCACTGAGATCATTATAACCGGGGCGCACGCTCCAAAATCATAACAAAATGGGGGAACGTAAATGTCGAAAAAGCGCATGATTACCATGGTGATGGCTGCACTTCTCTCGGTCAGCCTGGCCGCTTGCGGCCAGAGCAGTCCGGGGCCAAAGAGTGCGGAACAGCCGCAGGAAGGAGGAAAGACACCTGCCGAAGGCGAAGCGAATCAGACCTATACCGTTACGGCAATCGATTACCGCTATGGGGATCCGCCGCCGTCATCCAGCCCAGGGCTGACGATGATTAATGAGAGATTCAATGTCAAGTATGAGCCGACGTTTGTGCCGAATACCGCTTTTGACGAGAAAATCAACGCCACCTTCGCCTCAGGCAAAATACCGGATATGATCGGATTGATGTCGGCGGATGTAAAGAACCGCTATAACAAATTCGCCAAGCAGGGCGCATTCCTTGACATCGAACCGTATATCCAGGAATATCCGACGCTGAAGCTGGTCCCGGATTTTATATGGGATGCGGTGCGGGTTGACGGGAAAATCTACGCGATTCCGCAGTATGCCCCGAAATACCAGGTCGTCACGGTCATCCGCAAGGATTGGCTCGATAAGCTGGGGCTTGAGGTTCCGACCAACTACGAGCAATTGAAGGAGGTCGCGATCGCATTCACGAATAACGATCCGGACGGCAACGGCAAGAAGGATACGTACGGCCTGGCCATCGGGCAGGATATTAACCCGAACTTCAACCAAGGGCCGTATTGGGACCCGGATGCCTGGTATCATCAGGATGAAGCGGGCAATTATATTCCGGGAATCATCGGCAACGGCCGGAAGGAATTTATCACAATGCTGTCTGAACTGTATAAAGCAGGGGCGATGACCAAAGACTACGCCATTTTGAATTGGGCGGATACCAACAAGGAGTTCTATTCGGGCAAGGCCGGCATTTTCATCGGAACGCCTCGCGGTATGTCCCAGGAGTACATGGACGGACTGCTGGCCATCCATCCGGACGCACAGTTTGTAAGCCTTGGACCGTTCAAGGATGCATACGGTAATCAAGGGCTTACCTCAGGTGCAGGATTTAACGGCATTACGCTGCTAAGCGCCAAGCTGGCGTCCGAGCCGGAGAAGCTGAAGCGGATTCTTACGATGATTGATTTCGGCCGCACCTTCTACCCGGAAGACAGCCGGAACGAGAGCAATGCGGACTTCGACTGGTGGTCCGGAAAAATCGGCGTCGGCTACGACATGAAAGACGGCGTACCGGTGAACAAGGAAAACTTCGCGTCTGACGGACTCGCGCCATCCACTTATTTTGTGGACAATACGGCATGGGCGCCGCAGGATTTCGACAACGACTACTCGATCACTTATCAGACCAAGCAATTGTCCGATCTGGTTGAATCGATTGAAGCAATGTATAAGGAAATCAAGCTGTATGCGAACCCGATCACCGGCCTGGAATCCGCGACGGATAATGCCAAGGGAGCCGAGCTTAAGAAATTCGTCATGGATGAGCAAGTGAAGATGATTGCGGGAACGCGTCCGGTATCCGAGTGGGATCAGCTTGTTCAGGAGTATCTGAGCAAGGGCGGAGCCGATATCATCGCGGAATATAACGCAGGCATTACGGAGAAAGACCCAAAAGCGCTTTTCAAATAAAGCCGAGGTGAATCGTTAAGAGCATGTCCTTGGAGAATACGTCTGTCCATACGCAAAGGTTGGCGCGGGCAGACGTATTCAATCGCCAGGGAGGCTGAGAAGGGAGTAGGCAGCATTGAGTATGCAGGCAGTAAAAATCGGGTTGTGGCTAAACCGCAATGCAGCGGAATATCATTGGAAGCATGGCCAAAATATATTTCAGCTCTATATCGAAGAAATTCTGTCACATGCCGGCATACCGTATCGGTTGTTCGATCAAGCGGAGCAATTGCATGCATATCGACCTGATATCATCGTGAACGTGCTTGCGGGCGAGCGGGATGAGGATTTGGACCGACTGCTGCAGTGGGCGCAAGATGGCGCCGTCGTTATTGCTTACGGGGGCTTGAACCGTTTGGCTTCCAGGATGGGATGCGTCGAGGTCGGCTGCCGTGAAGCGGTGTATGCGGAGATTGAAGGGATGGAATCGTTCCTTCAAGAAAAGCTCCTCCGGGCACTTTGCAGCCAGCCTTGGCTACCGTCTAACAGGCATGAGAAGTCTGGATCGCTGCTTGCAGAAGCACAAGGAAAGCTGCGTTTGGGGAAAGCCGGGAGCGAGCTGGGTGCAGCGAGCTTGACCTTTCGGATCGGCAGCGGCAAGCTCATTCGCTGGAATGTGGATATTCCGAGCACGGTCGTTTTTCTTCAGCAAGGAAGAGGGCCTGTGTATCAAGACGGTATTCCTGCCGAGGATGGAACCGGCGGCATCGATGAGGGAATATTGAAGGCGGATGACGGGATGGAAGTCGATTGGAAGAAGGATCGGATCTTGTCCGATTCGAATATTCCTTACTTTTCGATTCCATATGGCGACCTGTGGCGCGAGGTGATCGTTCACGAGCTGATGAAGGAAACAGAAGGACTCGGACTTGCCCTCCCGCTTCTGGACTATTGGCCTCGCGGGATCGAGCAGGTTGCGATGATCTCCCATGACAGCGACTTCAATTCCGAAGAGGCTGCAAGAACGACGCTGGAGCTTCTCAAGGAATGCGGCGTCCGCTCCACTTGGTGCATGATCGAACCCGGATATTCCAGGGAAACGTACGATATGATCACCGCTGCGGGGCATGAGCTGGCATTTCACTTCAATGCGCTTGAAGCGGAGGGCGGCATATGGTCCCAGGATGAATTTGCCCGCCAGCTGCAGCATTTACGGCAGGCAAGCGGAGCGGATATCGTATCGAATAAGAACCATTACACCCGCTTTGAAGGCTGGGGAGAATTGTACCGTTGGTGCGAAGCGGAGGGGATCCAGGCGGATCAAACCCGCGGTCCTAGCAAAAAGGGAAATGTCGGTTTCCCGTTCGGCACGGCGCACCCGTACTATCCGATCGCATGGGCTGGAGAACGC from Paenibacillus ihbetae includes:
- a CDS encoding ABC transporter permease translates to METLVHSTEPGKKPTATKASRGKRIRARMWKDRYLYLLLLPGLLYFIVYRYVPMLGITIAFKDYSPFMGIVDSPWIGFDNFSRIFESSEVVQVIWNTLIISFLQIIFAFPAPIILAIMLNEVANPLLKRVMQSVVYMPHFLSWVVVVGIVTIFFRNEGLVNDLLREAFGAQQTIGFLTEPQYFRPFLILEVIWKEAGWGTIIFLAALSGVNPALYEAAVMDGASRFRQIWHITLPAIRSTIIIMLIIRLGDVLEVGFEQVFLQLNAFNMHIGNTLDTYVYFKGIQQSDYSFSTAVGVFKGLVGLILVMGANKLSKRFGEQGVY
- a CDS encoding carbohydrate ABC transporter permease; this encodes MNQKSIAERLFNSVNIGLLLLISALMLFPFLYLFSVSFSSYEDFLGSRLLLWPSNWTTDAYEYIWSSRTFRQALWTTSLVTVLGTLVNLFFTSTMAYALSRPIIGQRSVMFMVVFSLLFSAGMIPTYLVVQATGLLDSIWSLILPVAIAPFNLIVIRQFFLNIPGEMIEAGIVDGANDLQIFYKIILPLSKPALAAFSLFYAVTHWNNYFAPILYINDSSKWTIQVVLRQIVVVGETTGTLGGDNMFAAQPPPPETIQMAAILMATLPILIVYPFLQKHFAKGVMLGAVKG
- a CDS encoding extracellular solute-binding protein; this translates as MSKKRMITMVMAALLSVSLAACGQSSPGPKSAEQPQEGGKTPAEGEANQTYTVTAIDYRYGDPPPSSSPGLTMINERFNVKYEPTFVPNTAFDEKINATFASGKIPDMIGLMSADVKNRYNKFAKQGAFLDIEPYIQEYPTLKLVPDFIWDAVRVDGKIYAIPQYAPKYQVVTVIRKDWLDKLGLEVPTNYEQLKEVAIAFTNNDPDGNGKKDTYGLAIGQDINPNFNQGPYWDPDAWYHQDEAGNYIPGIIGNGRKEFITMLSELYKAGAMTKDYAILNWADTNKEFYSGKAGIFIGTPRGMSQEYMDGLLAIHPDAQFVSLGPFKDAYGNQGLTSGAGFNGITLLSAKLASEPEKLKRILTMIDFGRTFYPEDSRNESNADFDWWSGKIGVGYDMKDGVPVNKENFASDGLAPSTYFVDNTAWAPQDFDNDYSITYQTKQLSDLVESIEAMYKEIKLYANPITGLESATDNAKGAELKKFVMDEQVKMIAGTRPVSEWDQLVQEYLSKGGADIIAEYNAGITEKDPKALFK
- a CDS encoding NAD(P)/FAD-dependent oxidoreductase, with amino-acid sequence MKKVIVIGSGILGASTAYALAKQGAEVLVIDRKDAGQATDAAAGIICPWLSQRRNQAWYRLAKAGARFYPCLIEELTAEGETETGYAQVGAISIHHNQEKITAMAERAQLRKADAPEIGEITRLDERKTLESFPLLAEGYSSVHISGAARVDGRALRDALLRSAQRNGAVLINGDAQLQYQSGRITGAVVEGQYFLSDKVVVCAGAWADQLMKPLGIRFKVHYQKAQIMHLQLLNQQNPSHWPVVMPPSDQYLLAFDQQKIVIGATHENDAEGYDTRVTAAGMQEILNKGLELAPGLADSTFQEVRVGFRPFTPGFLPVIGAVPGWEDLLTANGLGASGLTMGPFIGSQLAKLALGLPLDIDIQDYDVRKAMDETEDG
- a CDS encoding GTP pyrophosphokinase, which encodes MNVMQMEQLKLIRTEITRFMLKYKFALDEIETKIEILKEEFQALHDYSPIEHTKSRLKSPESMMKKLLRKGGEISLASIEENIKDIAGLRITCSFISDIYKISEMLQKQSDLTVLNVKDYIKHPKPNGYQSLHLLVEVPVFFSDRVEKVCVEVQIRTIAMDFWASLEHKIFYKYNKSVPQRLLEELKAAADTANALDHQMERLNREVQAIKDMHDEDSLLEELKSIQINNHKYQLPAGLLEIFSEGEEA
- a CDS encoding EamA family transporter is translated as MYQLLKNSLYVFLGACCFGILSTVVKLAYRDGFKFEQVMLSQFGTGWLILLILMLLFARRKVTWKQAVRLAGVGLCTCLTGVTYYLSLQSIPASIAVVLLFQFTWIGVIIESIVYRRLPDKATAISIAILFLGTLMAGGILGTGELQLNLKGTLLALAAAVMMALFVFFSGRVETGMPAITRSFYTSTGGLVLLTVLFAPNVFTGNVQMVSGNGLWFYGLILGTFGVVLPVLLFALGAPKISTGLATILGAGELPVAVIASVMVLNEQVTAVQWIGVSLILLGIAYPQWAAQRSPGIQLAKD
- a CDS encoding heparinase II/III domain-containing protein — encoded protein: MVKNQERGVIDLYRVEMIRVPLLETGETHTLAFRFIGPSGSVLQGCTTAGIVTCTPSQVLQAKGLTLTALEPGEAEVKVDFGDNRFPSVCWRITVIPPSEPIHRITAQSPRILFLKEEAEAFRRRIRGKEDTAEDAPETAEVLVIQYARLWHSYVERAAGYLNETGFTVHYPSISQEWHVSLPLEEPEPTPDPQGYTDFPYWTMYARAIEERLIVLSTVYIVTGKVDYAEKARGYLLALASYGKWYEFDHRGAEGNLSNAHFLIGVSAAYDAIRDIITEGERLRIRDAILSKGLQPLAIDIGNRDRHNIVAAKHVAMMFGAAAIADEVPYAAKYLQASLDYLTGYLDFKLNSGETEGFLYDQVAARHVWMAADLYRRMTGNADLVNHPYLAEELPERLLHFLSPVVNTFPNFSDSFYKLDIAYVMAMTASHHAHPAAGWYMRRYEAEHPAALLYLKEETLSINPEAYYQGAVSAVFQPVGWAALRSGWGRGDHLLCFTSSPSAKDHNHRDQNQIMLNVGGEWLLTGPGYQDYVPGPRADYTIGTIGHNSLLVNGQGQQSLGGGHICDSSLFPSFEVVSGDASASYGESLRSYRRTLYHIDASYYVIVDDAELNREGDEAELLFHTTSSIYGHDHALLGPGESVKKPSLIIRGEEASVRLFFLAPGSLGITVQEYPGAESYGPFISVKAASGSSIRFVTLLIPQCDDPRNITVDHVATSGISGIGFTVLEEGERRDFMMFCDTTETMDYEGYSFSGAAVRWSSSMMGQDPLDTGKPGRLDLSSATRFAGQGIRYRSDKPLSLYLETGSLRGAVYNGTTRASACELCLDSSGVRLDLIVPPGKHNLDLKQGWIIPAEERGETNGNARTQHGARKKTDRD